The Lewinella sp. 4G2 nucleotide sequence GAGGCTCGTTTTGGTTCCCGCCGTATCCGCGTGCATGATGTTGCACCACTCAGCGTCGCCGGCGGCAACGTCGGGCAGGACCTTACAAAAAGCCTTTGGGTACAGGCCCTTATCCAGCCCTTTGATGGCTTCGTGCACTTCGGATTTGGTGGCGGACACGCCCCGCTGCTCGTATTTTGAGGTCATGGCGCGAAGATAGCAAAAAGAGTAGCCGGGGTGGGCGGAATGCCACTTCATTCGCCTTCTGCAGAATCGGGTTAGACCATTTCTTATCCTTAGGGCGCACCGACTGAGTGCGGGACTAAATGCGGGCGCTGCCGCGGGTGCCAGGAGATTGGCAAGCAATCAGGACCGGGCCAAAATCAGCATAGAGGAGCCACTGACGTTCGTCCGGCGACTAAGATCACGCCCGATGCCATCCGAGTTGACTTTGCCATCCTTACAGATCACTTTCCAGCTACCGGCGGGGAGGGGAAGCCTTTTGCTTTCCGGCGCCCCGTTGTAAACGACCATGATTTCGGACCAATCTTCCTCCGGCGCGTCCTTGATGGTGTAGGCAACGAGCTGATCATCCTCCGTGTCGACGAAAGCAAGGTGTTCCTGAATGGCGGCCGTGGACCCAAGGCGGAACGCGGGGTGGGACTTACGCAGCGCGATTAAATCCTTCACGTAGGCCAATGTTTGCGGGTGCTGCGCCTTCGTCTTCCACTTGATAGCATTGACGGAGTCGGGGCTTTTGTAACTGTTTTCCTCCCCACCTTTAGACCGGCACATCTCCGTACCGGCGTGCAGAAAGGGGATGCTCTGGCTCGTCAGGACGATACCGAGAGCAAGACGGTGCATCTTTTCCCGCGTGCCCGGTCCATTGCTTTTATTGCTGATGGCGATCCGATCCCACAACGTGTGGTTGTCGTGACAGCTTACGTAACCGATCGACTGCGTGGGCTCCGGCGCCCAGGGCGCGTTGCTGTAGTTGACGCTATCGTAAGTGATCTGTGGATGTTGGGTGGAACCGACGACGCCGAAGCGGACGCTCTGGTCGACATTACGGGCGCCCGTAGCGAATCCTTTTTCTTCGTGGATAAATACGCTCCCCTTGATGCCATCCCGGATGTCGTCCGAGAAAGCAGCTACCCGGTCGAGACGGGGGGTATTGGCTTTGAGGGCCAGGAGACTGTCGGGAAGGGGGCTATCGCCGGCCTTCCAACCCTCTCCGTAGAGCAGGACGCTGGGGTCCGCCTCGTGCAGTTGCTTGGATATCTCATTCATGGTGGCAATGTCATGGATACCCATCAGGTCGAAGCGGAAGCCGTCGACGTGGTATTCCTTCATCCAGTAAGCCACCGATTCACGGATGTACTTACGGACCATCGGCCGTTCACTGGCGATCTCGTTGCCACAGGCGCTGGCGTTACTCATCGTGCCATCCTCCCGGAAGCGGTAGAAGTAGTCGGGGATCAACTCCTGGAAGTGGCTGTCCTCAGATTTGCCCGTGTGGTTGTAGACGACGTCCATGACGATACGGATACCAGCTTCGTGGAGTGCCATGACCATTTGCTTGAACTCCCGGATACGCACCTTTCCGTCGGAAGGGTTGGTGGAGTAGCTGCCTTCCGGTACGTTGTAATTCTGCGGGTCGTAGCCCCAGTTGTACTGGGCCTCGTTTAACCGCGATTCGTCCACGGTAAAATAGTCGTAGCTGGGTAGAAGGTGGACGTGGGTAACGCCCATTTCGATGAGGTGGTCTAAACCCGTCGCTACCCCAGCCTTCGTCTTTGTTCCCCGTTCCGTCAGTCCAAGGAATTTACCCTTGTGCTCGATACCAGAACTGGGGTCGATACTGAGGTCGCGGACGTGCAATTCGTAGAGGATGGCTTCACTCTTATCGGCGAAGTCGGGTGCCTTATCGTTTTCCCATCCGGTGGGGTTGGTCGCTTTAAGGTCGACGACCTGGCCGCGGAGGCCATTCCTCCCTACGGCTCGTGCGTATGGGTCCGTCGCTTCGGCTTTCCAATTGCCGTTGACGCGGATCTGGTAAGTATAATAGGTCCCGTCCAGGTCACCGGATTGCACGATCGTCCAGGCGCCGTCGATCTCCTCCATGTCCAACGTCTCGTCGGGGCTGGCGGAGGGATTATCCGTAGAATACAGCTTCACCCTGGCCTTCTGGGCGGCGGGAGACCACAACTTGAATATTGTTTTCTCGGGCGAGTAGGTTACGCCAAGGTCATTGTAGCCGTATACGGGATATTCGTCGAGAGAATTGTAGACCGGCCGGTCCGGCTCGCAGGAACTGAAGAACATACTGAGGAGAACGATAAGAACGGGTAAGAATAATTGGCGAATGGTCATTGAGGCAATGTGCTGAAAGGTGATTGGTTCCGCAATCTCGTAATGGGCTGCAACAAATTTGGGGTCCGGCTAAAGATAAGTACGTCGTTAATCTTTACGTGGATACATTGGC carries:
- the pulA gene encoding type I pullulanase, translating into MTIRQLFLPVLIVLLSMFFSSCEPDRPVYNSLDEYPVYGYNDLGVTYSPEKTIFKLWSPAAQKARVKLYSTDNPSASPDETLDMEEIDGAWTIVQSGDLDGTYYTYQIRVNGNWKAEATDPYARAVGRNGLRGQVVDLKATNPTGWENDKAPDFADKSEAILYELHVRDLSIDPSSGIEHKGKFLGLTERGTKTKAGVATGLDHLIEMGVTHVHLLPSYDYFTVDESRLNEAQYNWGYDPQNYNVPEGSYSTNPSDGKVRIREFKQMVMALHEAGIRIVMDVVYNHTGKSEDSHFQELIPDYFYRFREDGTMSNASACGNEIASERPMVRKYIRESVAYWMKEYHVDGFRFDLMGIHDIATMNEISKQLHEADPSVLLYGEGWKAGDSPLPDSLLALKANTPRLDRVAAFSDDIRDGIKGSVFIHEEKGFATGARNVDQSVRFGVVGSTQHPQITYDSVNYSNAPWAPEPTQSIGYVSCHDNHTLWDRIAISNKSNGPGTREKMHRLALGIVLTSQSIPFLHAGTEMCRSKGGEENSYKSPDSVNAIKWKTKAQHPQTLAYVKDLIALRKSHPAFRLGSTAAIQEHLAFVDTEDDQLVAYTIKDAPEEDWSEIMVVYNGAPESKRLPLPAGSWKVICKDGKVNSDGIGRDLSRRTNVSGSSMLILARS